ATCTGGAAGCGCAGGGCTTTATTGAGGTCGAGACACCGGTGCTGCAGGTGCGGCCCGGCGGCGCCGACGCGCGCCCGTTCGAGACCTACCACAATGCGCTTGAGATGGATCTCTACCTGCGCGTGGCCACCGAGCTCCACCTCAAGCGCCTGGTGGTGGGCGGTTTCGAGCGCGTATTCGAGCTGGGGCGCGTTTTTCGCAACGAAGGCATCTCCACGCGCCACAACCCCGAGTTCAGCTCCCTGGAGCTGTATCAGGCCTATGCCGATTACACCGACATGATGGCGCTGACCGAGGATCTGGTCGCTGCCGTGGCGCGCGAGGTGCTGGGCACGCTGCAGGTCAGCTACCAGGGCCAAACTATCGATTTGAGTCCCCCCTGGCAGCGGGTAACTATGCAGGAAGCCGTGCGCGCCCAGACGGGGGTCGATTTTTGGCAATTGCCAGATCCCGACGCGGCGCAAGCGGCTGCCCGCGAGGCCGGCATCGCGCTCTCGCCCGAGTGCGACACGGTGGGCAAGGTGCTCAACGAGGCCTTCGAGCAAGCCGTCGAGCCCACGCTGATCCAGCCCACGCTGGTGACGGACTTCCCCGTCGAGATTTCGCCGCTGGCCAAGCCGCACCGCAGCCAGCCTGGCTTGGTGGAGCGCTTCGAGCTGTTTGTCGGCGGGCGCGAGATTGCCAACAGTTTCTCCGAGCTCACCGATCCCATCGACCAGCGGCAGCGCCTGGAGCGGCAGGCGGCACTCAAAGCGGCCGGCGATCCCACTGCCCACGGGCCCGATGAAGACTTCCTGGCAGCGCTGGAGTACGGCCTGCCCCCCACTGGCGGCCTGGGCATTGGCCTGGACCGCCTAGTCATGCTGCTGGCCGATCTCACCAGCATCCGCGACGTGATCGCCTTTCCGCTGCTGCGCAGCCACGGCCTGGTACCGCACGCTTTCGACTACGACCGCGAGCACCAAACGCTGCAGGTCACCTTCGATAGCGGCCGCACCTACGCCTACCACGCCGTGCCGGCCGGGGCCTACGACGGGCTGCAGCAAGCGGACTCGGCTGGCGACTACTTCAACGCCCACATCCGCGGCCGCTACCGCTGCGAGCGCATCCGCTAGCGTGCGCGGCCGCAGCGGGCAACCGGCGTAGCTGGATCGGGCGCAGTTGCCGTTCCGGAGCCGCTGGATGGCACTGCAGGGGCACGCGCTGCACTACCTGGATGAAGGCAGCGGCCCGCCGCTGCTGCTGCTGCACGGCAATCCCACCTGGAGCTTTCTCTATCGCCAACTCATCCGGTACCTGCGCGATCGCTGCTGGCCGGCCGGTTCTGGCCGCGGTGTGGCGCCATCTGGACTGCCTGACGGGCAAGCCCAGCCTGCTGCTGTGGGGCGAGCGGGATCCGGCCTTCGGGCGCGCTTACCGGCAGCGCTTGGCGCGGGCGACGGTGGTACCGCTGCCTGGTGCTGGCCACTTCAGCCCCGAGGATGCCCCAGCTGCGATCGCCACAGCGCTGGCGGACTGGCATGCTGGGGGCACTAGTGGGCGCTAGCAGCGACGGCCATCGGCGCCCACGGACAAAATCGCCATGCAGTACCAGCGACACTGGCGGCGGTGGGGCCTGCTGGCAGCTGCCGTTGCCCTGGCCGTGGGCCTGCTCAACTGCAGCGGCAACCCCAATGGCAGCGGCGAGCGCACCGCCTCCACGCCCCCCAACACCTTGGTCTACGGCTCGGGCGGCGAACCTGTCAGCCTCGAGTCGGGCAACATCACCGATGGCAACTCCATCATCGTGCAGAACCAAATCTACAACCGCCTGATCGAGTTCGAGCCCGGTACTACCGAGCTCCGGCCGGGCCTGGCAACGGACTGGCAGGCGGCCGCTGGCGGTCGGGAATGGACCCTAACCCTGCGCCAGGGCGTGCGCTTCCACGACGGCACTCCGCTCAA
This genomic window from Cyanobacteria bacterium QS_8_64_29 contains:
- the lysS gene encoding lysine--tRNA ligase — protein: MPADHADDSTATLESIRATRREKAQKLQAVGLEAYAYRWEPTHRAAELQARYADLPAGAESEAETVAVAGRIMARRVFGKLAFFELQDASGTIQLYLDKQRIAAGMAEVPEAFDHLKKLTDTGDILGACGTLKRTDKGELSVHVDRYAVLTKSLLPLPDKRHGLTDTEKRYRQRYVDLIVNPKVRETFRQRARTISAIRRYLEAQGFIEVETPVLQVRPGGADARPFETYHNALEMDLYLRVATELHLKRLVVGGFERVFELGRVFRNEGISTRHNPEFSSLELYQAYADYTDMMALTEDLVAAVAREVLGTLQVSYQGQTIDLSPPWQRVTMQEAVRAQTGVDFWQLPDPDAAQAAAREAGIALSPECDTVGKVLNEAFEQAVEPTLIQPTLVTDFPVEISPLAKPHRSQPGLVERFELFVGGREIANSFSELTDPIDQRQRLERQAALKAAGDPTAHGPDEDFLAALEYGLPPTGGLGIGLDRLVMLLADLTSIRDVIAFPLLRSHGLVPHAFDYDREHQTLQVTFDSGRTYAYHAVPAGAYDGLQQADSAGDYFNAHIRGRYRCERIR